From Proteiniborus sp. MB09-C3, the proteins below share one genomic window:
- a CDS encoding HAD family hydrolase, whose amino-acid sequence MKYKAIFFDRDGTLTYGNKEKLRWYNQIVEEWSRKEFKLDYDRMMQLFDLARYPKSGLKSLDEEKKFWKRYYEELLKAEGVSDLVEERAELLFSELWCNNDKNLFDEVIEVMEYFKDKGYKIGIISDTSPSLQLSLENLGLGKYIDSYTCSDLVGVGKPEPLIYNSALKSLNVEAIESIYVDDYDIEADGARKLGFTSFHLDRSGHKKNNWTIQSLKEIIDYVELMNG is encoded by the coding sequence ATGAAATATAAAGCAATATTTTTTGATAGAGATGGAACACTTACATATGGAAATAAAGAAAAATTGAGATGGTATAATCAGATCGTAGAAGAATGGTCTAGAAAGGAATTTAAGTTAGATTATGATAGAATGATGCAATTGTTTGACTTGGCAAGATATCCAAAGAGTGGATTAAAAAGCCTAGATGAAGAAAAGAAATTTTGGAAGAGATACTATGAAGAATTATTGAAAGCTGAAGGTGTATCTGACTTAGTAGAAGAGCGAGCTGAGTTACTATTCTCTGAACTCTGGTGCAATAACGATAAGAATTTATTTGATGAGGTAATAGAAGTAATGGAATACTTCAAAGACAAAGGCTATAAAATTGGCATAATAAGTGATACATCGCCATCTCTTCAACTTTCATTAGAGAATTTAGGATTAGGGAAATATATAGATAGCTACACCTGTAGTGATTTAGTGGGGGTTGGAAAGCCAGAACCACTTATTTATAATTCGGCATTAAAATCACTTAATGTAGAAGCCATTGAAAGTATTTATGTAGATGACTATGACATTGAGGCTGATGGAGCAAGAAAACTTGGATTTACTTCATTTCATTTAGACAGATCTGGGCATAAGAAGAATAACTGGACGATTCAATCCCTAAAAGAGATTATAGACTATGTAGAATTGATGAATGGATAA
- a CDS encoding NAD(P) transhydrogenase subunit alpha — MSNVQFKGLTIGVPKEIMKGEKRVAATPETVEKMVQNGAVVLVEKGAGSNSLMADSDYEKVGAKIVDKVEELFNQSDIILKVKEPVFNSEVGKHEVDMLKKGQVLITFLHPAAPKNHEMIKSLAKSGATSLTLDGIPRISRAQTMDALTSMSAVAGYKSVLLAANKLAKFVPMTGTAVGMIQPAKVVVIGTGVAGLQAVSTAKRLGAIVTAVDIRPDAIEHSKSLGAKVLDPGVPADVAIGKGGYAKSLPAEWIEKERENIKNLITDADIVVATALVPGKLAPVLITEEMVKNMRPGSVIMDVAIDQGGNCELSESGVIAEHYGITVDGTNNIPGMVASSSTWMFSKNVYNLIAAFIKDGKFVIDKEDEIIASTLVTMDGELLHSGAREAMGLQ, encoded by the coding sequence ATGAGTAATGTACAATTTAAGGGGTTAACTATTGGTGTTCCAAAGGAAATTATGAAGGGGGAGAAAAGAGTTGCTGCTACACCTGAGACCGTTGAAAAAATGGTGCAGAATGGTGCAGTAGTTCTTGTTGAAAAAGGGGCAGGTTCAAACTCACTAATGGCAGATTCAGACTATGAAAAGGTTGGAGCGAAAATAGTTGATAAAGTAGAGGAACTATTTAACCAATCAGATATCATATTAAAGGTTAAAGAACCAGTATTCAACTCAGAAGTTGGTAAACACGAAGTTGACATGTTAAAAAAGGGACAAGTACTTATTACATTCTTACATCCTGCAGCACCAAAAAATCATGAGATGATAAAATCTTTGGCTAAAAGTGGAGCAACTAGCCTTACACTAGACGGAATTCCAAGAATATCTAGAGCTCAAACCATGGATGCTTTAACTTCTATGAGTGCTGTAGCTGGATACAAGAGCGTGCTTTTAGCAGCTAATAAACTTGCTAAGTTTGTACCTATGACTGGTACTGCTGTAGGCATGATTCAACCAGCTAAGGTTGTTGTTATTGGAACTGGAGTAGCTGGATTACAAGCTGTATCTACAGCTAAGAGATTAGGAGCTATTGTAACTGCTGTTGATATAAGACCAGATGCAATAGAACACTCAAAAAGCTTGGGAGCTAAGGTTCTAGATCCTGGAGTACCTGCTGATGTAGCTATAGGTAAGGGTGGATATGCTAAGAGTTTGCCAGCTGAATGGATTGAAAAAGAGCGTGAAAATATTAAAAATCTTATTACAGATGCTGATATAGTTGTAGCTACGGCATTAGTACCAGGAAAACTAGCACCAGTACTTATCACAGAAGAAATGGTTAAAAACATGAGACCAGGTTCTGTAATTATGGACGTAGCAATAGATCAAGGAGGAAACTGTGAGCTTTCAGAAAGTGGAGTTATAGCAGAGCATTATGGAATAACTGTTGACGGTACTAACAATATACCAGGTATGGTAGCTTCAAGTTCTACTTGGATGTTTTCTAAAAATGTTTATAATCTAATAGCAGCCTTTATAAAGGATGGGAAATTCGTGATAGATAAAGAAGACGAAATCATCGCTTCTACTTTAGTTACTATGGATGGAGAATTACTTCATTCAGGAGCAAGAGAGGCTATGGGTTTGCAATAA
- a CDS encoding NAD(P) transhydrogenase subunit alpha: MDAWVLIVIFVIASYLGYKIIKEIPTLLHTPLMSGSNAISGVTILGSLVSTAFAVSKGSEVMGFIAIVFATINLLGGFVVTDRMLKMFNKNNGV, translated from the coding sequence ATGGATGCATGGGTATTAATAGTTATTTTTGTAATAGCATCATACTTAGGATATAAAATCATAAAGGAAATCCCTACCTTACTTCATACTCCGCTTATGTCTGGCTCAAATGCTATTTCTGGAGTAACAATTTTGGGGTCCTTAGTTTCCACTGCCTTTGCAGTATCGAAGGGAAGCGAAGTAATGGGTTTTATTGCTATAGTATTTGCCACCATAAATCTTTTAGGTGGATTTGTCGTAACAGACAGGATGCTAAAGATGTTCAATAAAAATAATGGGGTGTAG
- a CDS encoding GNAT family N-acetyltransferase, with amino-acid sequence MENYILTELSEDYAKEICNWRYEGEYSIYDLPEWDTVVKSGFGLSIEEKRRLEFIAILLNNELVSYGRISLNADKAYIGVGLKPSFCGKGYGKSIMRLLIEECKKRFPNDTMALEVRSFNKRAVNCYRNVGFRIKDKYMKRVYNNSEVEFYYMEYIG; translated from the coding sequence ATGGAAAACTATATTCTAACAGAACTATCAGAGGATTATGCTAAAGAGATTTGCAATTGGAGATATGAAGGTGAATATTCTATATACGATTTGCCAGAGTGGGATACTGTAGTGAAGAGCGGATTTGGCTTATCGATAGAAGAGAAAAGGAGATTAGAATTTATTGCAATACTTCTAAATAATGAATTAGTTTCCTATGGCAGGATAAGTTTAAATGCAGACAAAGCATATATAGGGGTTGGACTAAAACCATCTTTTTGTGGGAAAGGCTACGGAAAAAGTATTATGAGATTACTAATTGAAGAATGTAAAAAAAGATTTCCTAACGATACGATGGCACTTGAAGTAAGAAGCTTCAATAAAAGAGCAGTTAACTGTTATAGGAACGTTGGTTTTAGAATTAAAGATAAATATATGAAGAGGGTTTATAACAATTCAGAAGTTGAATTCTATTATATGGAATATATAGGCTAG
- a CDS encoding NUDIX hydrolase has translation MNYPVHIVAAGGLIENDEGKILAVKSPDRGWEIPGGQIEAGESITDGLKREIKEETGIDIEIGKLVAVHSNIGNRTQPHGNSPIATIVSFGFTGKAISGKLTTSDESLEVKWFDREQILGVINEEFTRDKVRYMLNYNGRVAYLVFSRDPYIFYDVQYL, from the coding sequence ATGAATTATCCAGTACATATTGTTGCTGCTGGTGGACTAATAGAAAATGATGAAGGGAAAATACTCGCAGTTAAAAGTCCAGATAGAGGATGGGAGATTCCAGGAGGGCAAATTGAAGCAGGCGAATCTATTACCGATGGATTGAAAAGAGAGATAAAAGAAGAAACTGGGATAGATATAGAGATTGGTAAATTAGTAGCAGTTCATTCAAATATAGGCAACAGAACCCAACCTCATGGAAATAGTCCTATTGCTACAATTGTAAGTTTTGGATTTACTGGTAAAGCAATCTCAGGTAAATTGACTACAAGTGACGAAAGTCTTGAAGTAAAATGGTTTGACAGAGAGCAAATATTAGGTGTAATTAATGAAGAGTTCACGAGGGACAAGGTTAGGTATATGCTAAATTATAATGGTAGAGTTGCATATCTTGTATTTTCACGCGATCCATATATTTTTTACGACGTGCAGTATCTTTAA
- a CDS encoding GNAT family N-acetyltransferase, whose translation MFQFIEFPDLNDNEIKLTVKSYDEPDLDKKYAYRYIFSIVLIETNEDIGVVCFAVDTSPMQYIRGHISYGVSPAHAGNNYAMKACLLVKHVALAHGFSRLFIGSNYDNIASRRTIEKLGAIPITKDDVPENEILKNLQAEKIDMFVWNIAE comes from the coding sequence ATGTTCCAATTTATAGAATTTCCCGATTTAAATGATAATGAAATTAAGCTAACGGTGAAAAGCTATGATGAACCTGATTTAGATAAAAAATATGCATACAGATATATATTTTCAATTGTGCTTATCGAAACCAATGAAGATATTGGCGTGGTTTGTTTTGCGGTGGATACCTCACCAATGCAATACATAAGGGGACATATCAGTTACGGTGTTTCTCCTGCACATGCCGGTAATAATTATGCGATGAAAGCATGTTTGCTGGTTAAGCATGTTGCTTTGGCTCATGGCTTTAGTCGTTTATTTATAGGCTCTAATTACGATAATATTGCGTCAAGAAGAACAATAGAAAAATTGGGGGCAATCCCTATTACAAAAGATGATGTTCCTGAAAATGAAATTTTAAAAAATCTACAAGCAGAAAAAATTGATATGTTTGTTTGGAACATTGCAGAATGA
- a CDS encoding ABC transporter ATP-binding protein has translation MAIKMKKINSPFRYILTFGKQHKIWLFVSAIFSLFDVVVSMLIPIIYQKLADILSFDNTVEKFYTYLWFVVILLLMSTLNIFLRQLSTSRFTQYTIRNLRNKIAEHIQNLYFPYFNKHHSGDLASRVNDDIELVKNLLIQISNFVYQPLIFICSIIYGLILSPKLLLVTITVLIFAIGLNNIASKPISKFSAKLQKQLGKTISMIQDTVNGIYIVKSFNLEKKLQNSYKLYQEHVYHTEMKIVKRRLYTMILSTSVLMIPMIVINLYGGRLTFIGEMTIGKFTAFLAIITYLSNPVIEVVNLVSNVKLAKGGAERIYEILTYPTEEAYENKDTFEIKNNISVEFKNVSFSYDGQNSTLKDIDFKLFKNKAIASIGASGGGKSTILGLLFGFYKATEGNIKVFGNAINEIDLKALRSQISMVTQNTYIYPTTVAENISYGKRNSRRDEIIHAAKMANAHDFIMELPNGYDTVLGGIGLIYQEDKNSA, from the coding sequence ATGGCTATAAAAATGAAAAAAATAAATAGTCCCTTTAGATATATTTTGACTTTTGGGAAACAGCATAAAATATGGCTATTTGTAAGCGCTATTTTTAGCTTGTTTGATGTAGTAGTTAGCATGTTAATTCCAATTATATATCAAAAACTTGCAGATATACTCTCCTTTGATAATACTGTTGAAAAATTTTATACCTATTTATGGTTTGTAGTAATACTTTTACTTATGAGTACATTAAATATTTTTTTAAGACAACTTTCTACATCTAGATTTACTCAATATACAATTCGAAATCTAAGAAATAAAATTGCAGAGCATATACAGAATCTTTATTTTCCTTATTTTAATAAGCATCATAGTGGAGACTTAGCCTCCAGAGTAAATGATGATATAGAGCTAGTTAAAAACCTACTAATTCAGATATCAAATTTCGTATACCAACCTTTAATTTTTATATGTTCTATTATTTATGGATTGATTCTTAGTCCAAAATTACTTCTAGTAACAATAACTGTACTAATCTTTGCAATTGGATTAAACAACATTGCTTCTAAACCAATAAGTAAATTTTCCGCTAAGCTTCAGAAACAGCTTGGTAAGACTATTTCAATGATTCAAGACACTGTAAACGGTATTTATATTGTAAAGTCATTTAATTTAGAGAAAAAGCTGCAAAATAGCTATAAACTATATCAAGAACATGTATATCATACGGAGATGAAAATAGTAAAGCGCAGATTATATACCATGATTCTAAGCACATCAGTACTTATGATTCCAATGATTGTTATAAACCTATATGGTGGGAGGTTGACATTTATTGGGGAAATGACTATTGGTAAATTTACTGCTTTTCTTGCCATAATCACTTATTTAAGTAATCCTGTAATTGAAGTAGTCAATCTGGTTAGCAATGTAAAACTTGCAAAGGGAGGAGCAGAGAGAATATATGAGATACTAACTTATCCAACTGAAGAGGCTTATGAAAATAAAGATACTTTTGAAATAAAAAATAATATTTCAGTGGAATTTAAAAATGTTTCATTTTCATATGATGGACAGAATTCTACCCTAAAGGATATAGATTTTAAGCTATTTAAAAACAAAGCAATAGCCTCAATTGGAGCAAGTGGAGGAGGTAAGAGTACAATATTAGGTCTTTTGTTTGGTTTTTATAAAGCAACTGAAGGGAATATAAAAGTGTTTGGCAATGCTATAAATGAAATTGATTTAAAAGCTTTACGCTCTCAAATTTCCATGGTAACACAGAATACATATATTTACCCTACAACTGTTGCCGAAAATATAAGCTACGGAAAAAGAAACTCAAGAAGAGATGAAATTATTCATGCAGCAAAAATGGCTAATGCTCATGATTTTATTATGGAATTACCAAATGGTTATGACACTGTTCTGGGGGGAATAGGTCTAATCTATCAGGAGGACAAAAACAGCGCATAG
- a CDS encoding GNAT family N-acetyltransferase, producing the protein MNIHINELSDDLFFITAGMITELMNYHRKLNNAPKEYWQTDEQSQETLKDWIEEGTVYNIFLDDEPVGFFYVRLGGQDVAWLEDLFILEGYRDKGIGKYAMQRLDELMIEKNVVAIFVDVVPRNIGAIKLYRDFGFNHLNLIQLRKNYDRRLDKNEDVEILGFNFKKY; encoded by the coding sequence ATGAATATTCATATCAATGAATTATCAGATGATTTATTTTTTATCACTGCAGGAATGATTACAGAATTAATGAATTATCATAGAAAACTAAACAATGCCCCTAAAGAATACTGGCAAACTGATGAACAATCTCAAGAAACTCTAAAAGATTGGATTGAAGAGGGGACAGTATATAACATATTTTTAGACGATGAACCAGTAGGATTCTTTTATGTCAGACTTGGGGGTCAAGATGTGGCATGGTTAGAAGATTTGTTTATATTAGAAGGATATAGAGATAAAGGGATTGGAAAATATGCTATGCAAAGATTAGATGAATTAATGATTGAAAAGAATGTTGTGGCTATATTTGTAGATGTTGTACCAAGAAATATTGGAGCAATAAAATTATATAGAGATTTCGGATTTAATCATCTAAATCTAATACAGCTGAGAAAAAATTATGATAGAAGATTGGACAAAAATGAAGACGTAGAAATATTAGGATTTAATTTCAAAAAATATTAG
- a CDS encoding TIM barrel protein codes for MIQFGRSMRWYNNYEDEVKFSKDNGFDFMQVWYAKGQIVLDRVLEPKEDVILFHEFPVIIHALLDINEFDEHVPRILAILKKLSHNQLIIHPVCKSEEITKETIVKLSKKVLEAKRLCKEEGIKLFVENNSKLEPINYSIDDIRIMYNDDDVELLLDLAHIDDYNHLKEIVSIKKPRMLHIADRHFDVIHEHLPISEGDLDFEYIFSNVLTEFNGKIIFEVVAEDDLIVKSLNTIKEILK; via the coding sequence ATGATACAATTTGGTAGAAGTATGAGATGGTACAATAATTATGAAGATGAGGTCAAATTTTCTAAAGATAATGGGTTTGATTTTATGCAGGTTTGGTACGCAAAGGGACAAATAGTTTTAGATAGAGTATTAGAGCCAAAAGAAGATGTTATTCTTTTTCATGAGTTTCCAGTTATTATACATGCTTTGCTAGATATAAATGAGTTTGATGAACATGTTCCGAGGATACTAGCAATATTAAAGAAGTTATCGCATAATCAATTGATTATCCATCCTGTATGTAAGAGTGAAGAGATAACGAAGGAAACTATTGTTAAGTTAAGTAAAAAGGTATTAGAGGCAAAAAGACTATGTAAAGAAGAGGGCATAAAATTATTTGTTGAAAATAACAGTAAATTGGAACCAATCAATTATAGTATAGATGATATAAGAATTATGTATAACGACGATGATGTAGAATTGCTATTAGATTTAGCACATATCGATGATTACAATCATCTAAAGGAAATAGTAAGCATAAAAAAACCTAGGATGCTACATATTGCAGATAGACATTTTGATGTAATACATGAGCATTTACCAATTAGTGAAGGTGACTTGGATTTTGAGTATATATTTAGCAACGTATTGACCGAATTTAATGGAAAAATTATCTTTGAAGTAGTAGCAGAGGATGACTTGATAGTTAAATCGTTAAACACCATAAAGGAAATATTAAAATAA
- a CDS encoding NUDIX domain-containing protein, with protein sequence MDNLLYIVNVEAAIYKNDKWLIIKRSEKEEHAPGLLSMVGGKVETKISENNVLEETLIREIMEEVGIQVSKTLHYVDSKSFISDKGQIVIDIVFLCKYKSGEPKCMSADEVSEIYWMSKAEILENKNTPIWLKESIEKVESIRLKIEKKNV encoded by the coding sequence ATGGATAATTTATTATATATTGTAAATGTAGAAGCCGCTATATATAAAAATGATAAATGGTTGATTATAAAGAGGAGCGAAAAAGAAGAACATGCACCAGGACTTTTATCTATGGTTGGGGGCAAAGTTGAAACAAAAATATCAGAAAATAATGTTCTAGAAGAGACTTTGATAAGAGAAATAATGGAAGAGGTTGGTATCCAAGTCTCGAAAACATTACATTACGTAGATAGTAAATCCTTTATATCAGATAAAGGACAAATAGTAATTGATATTGTTTTTTTGTGTAAGTATAAATCAGGTGAACCAAAATGTATGTCAGCTGATGAGGTTAGTGAAATATACTGGATGTCTAAAGCGGAAATATTAGAAAATAAAAATACTCCTATATGGTTAAAAGAAAGTATTGAGAAGGTAGAAAGCATCAGGTTAAAAATAGAAAAGAAAAACGTTTGA
- a CDS encoding IS3 family transposase: MFKEVKNLSKERRISVNSVLKILGVSSSGYYDYLKREDSNQKIRKQQVKQEITEIYNESKQIYGAPKITSILQSRGHVIAEKTVGNYMRELGIKAIWISPYRRTTIDPDFDNKLRNILDRNFSPNSPNTVWVTDITYVWTVSGFVYLTTVMDLFSRKVIGWHLSDTLSTEGVLKAINKAKSSRKIDAPIIIHSDRGVQYVSKAYIEATPAGEFIRSYSQKGTPWDNAVIESFHALIKREWLNRFVIRHISHAHELIFEYIETFYNTKRIHSHCDMSSPYDFEDKHVG; this comes from the coding sequence ATATTTAAAGAAGTAAAAAATTTATCTAAAGAACGCCGAATTTCAGTTAACAGTGTGCTTAAAATACTAGGCGTTTCATCTTCTGGATACTATGATTATCTAAAAAGAGAAGATTCAAATCAGAAGATTAGAAAACAACAGGTTAAGCAAGAAATTACAGAGATTTACAATGAATCTAAACAAATATATGGTGCCCCTAAAATAACATCCATACTGCAAAGCAGAGGTCATGTCATTGCAGAGAAAACAGTTGGGAATTATATGCGTGAGTTAGGCATAAAAGCAATTTGGATAAGCCCATATAGAAGGACAACAATTGATCCAGATTTTGATAATAAACTTAGAAATATTCTAGATAGAAACTTTTCACCTAATTCACCAAATACGGTATGGGTAACAGATATTACCTATGTATGGACAGTAAGTGGATTCGTTTACTTAACAACTGTGATGGATCTATTCTCACGAAAAGTAATAGGTTGGCATCTTTCAGATACTCTTTCAACAGAAGGAGTGTTAAAAGCCATCAATAAGGCAAAATCATCTAGGAAGATAGATGCTCCGATAATCATTCATAGCGACAGAGGTGTACAATATGTATCCAAAGCATACATTGAGGCTACACCAGCAGGAGAATTTATACGAAGTTATTCACAAAAGGGAACCCCTTGGGACAATGCTGTCATTGAGTCTTTTCATGCTCTAATAAAGAGAGAATGGCTCAACAGATTTGTCATAAGGCATATTAGTCATGCTCATGAACTCATTTTTGAATATATCGAAACATTCTACAATACTAAGAGAATTCACAGTCATTGTGATATGTCTTCACCTTATGACTTTGAGGATAAGCATGTTGGTTAA
- a CDS encoding transposase: MGTKKHYSKEFKQDAVNYYYSSGKSIKAVAEDLKVSATGLNNWIQNAKKNDGVVNHRGSGNYSSDAEKEIAKLKKELRDKEDALEILKKAISILN; encoded by the coding sequence ATGGGAACTAAAAAACATTACAGTAAAGAATTTAAACAAGATGCAGTTAATTATTATTATTCATCTGGCAAATCAATCAAAGCAGTAGCAGAAGATTTAAAGGTTAGTGCTACAGGTCTTAATAATTGGATTCAAAACGCCAAAAAGAATGATGGAGTAGTAAATCATAGAGGTTCTGGTAATTATTCATCAGATGCAGAAAAAGAAATTGCAAAACTAAAAAAAGAACTTAGAGATAAAGAGGATGCACTCGAAATACTAAAAAAGGCCATAAGCATACTGAACTAA
- the yqeK gene encoding bis(5'-nucleosyl)-tetraphosphatase (symmetrical) YqeK, which yields MHPILLELSEQLKLTDNIFEDSINLLNKYNKIIVAKHSKCVATEAERLAYIFGENHKDARIAGILHDISAIIPNDKKIEVAEFLNIDILSEEKAFPPIIHQKLSKEIAKTIFGITDERILSAICCHTTLKSNPTRFEMILFIADKLEWDQEGTPPYLINVQEGLKQSLENGVFAFIKYLYENQSNLEVVHPWLADAYNYLSVLLGSELNIT from the coding sequence ATGCATCCAATTTTATTAGAATTAAGTGAGCAATTAAAGCTTACAGATAATATATTTGAAGATAGTATTAATCTACTTAATAAGTACAATAAGATTATTGTTGCTAAGCATTCAAAATGTGTAGCAACTGAAGCAGAACGACTTGCATATATATTTGGAGAAAACCATAAAGATGCAAGAATAGCTGGCATTTTACATGATATTAGTGCTATTATCCCAAATGATAAGAAGATAGAAGTAGCTGAATTTCTAAATATAGATATTTTATCCGAAGAGAAAGCTTTTCCACCAATCATTCATCAAAAATTGTCTAAAGAAATTGCAAAAACTATATTTGGAATAACAGATGAAAGAATTTTAAGTGCCATTTGTTGTCACACAACGTTAAAGAGTAATCCCACTCGATTCGAAATGATTTTATTTATTGCAGATAAACTGGAATGGGATCAAGAAGGAACACCACCATACCTTATAAATGTGCAAGAAGGCTTAAAACAATCACTAGAAAATGGAGTATTTGCTTTTATAAAATATTTGTATGAAAATCAATCTAATCTAGAAGTTGTACATCCTTGGTTAGCTGATGCGTATAACTATTTAAGCGTGTTACTAGGATCAGAACTAAACATTACATAA
- a CDS encoding S66 peptidase family protein: MKKLEKLRYGDSIGIFSPSCPVSNFNTYVRAKKYLENKGYKIVEGNLTRKSDYYRSGSIKERVEELNGLIRNPNIKCIMATIGGMNSNSLLPYIDYESFIQNPKIVIGYSDVTAILLGIYAQTGITTFYGPPVAEEFWEYPLLADEIYGNFEDLLVKDRTIPYEISNKEWKTITKGIVRGRLIGGNVDTILGFWSSKYMPNITEGDILFIEDEGNASTLERNFSFLKVNGIFDKISGIILSKHELYDDKKTGRKPYELLLEVLNNEELPIIADFHSCHNRPMVMPIGCYIEMDSTNKKITLLEDYFG; the protein is encoded by the coding sequence ATGAAGAAGTTAGAAAAATTAAGATATGGAGACAGTATAGGTATATTCTCACCATCATGTCCGGTTAGTAATTTTAATACATATGTTAGAGCGAAAAAATATCTAGAAAATAAGGGATACAAAATAGTTGAGGGAAATCTTACTAGAAAATCAGATTACTATCGTTCAGGTTCAATAAAAGAAAGAGTAGAGGAGTTAAATGGTCTAATTCGAAACCCTAATATTAAATGCATTATGGCAACAATTGGAGGGATGAATTCCAATTCACTTTTACCTTATATAGATTATGAATCTTTTATTCAAAATCCAAAGATAGTAATTGGGTACTCAGATGTTACAGCAATATTATTGGGAATATATGCACAAACAGGGATTACTACTTTTTATGGACCACCAGTAGCTGAGGAATTTTGGGAATATCCCTTATTAGCAGATGAAATATATGGGAACTTCGAAGATTTATTAGTAAAAGATCGTACAATACCATATGAAATATCAAATAAAGAATGGAAGACGATAACTAAAGGTATAGTTAGAGGTAGATTAATAGGTGGTAACGTGGATACTATACTAGGTTTTTGGAGTAGTAAGTATATGCCTAACATAACAGAAGGAGATATACTTTTCATTGAGGATGAAGGAAATGCTTCTACCTTAGAAAGAAACTTTTCTTTCTTAAAAGTTAATGGAATCTTTGATAAGATATCAGGAATTATATTGTCAAAACATGAATTGTATGATGATAAAAAAACTGGTAGAAAGCCTTATGAATTATTATTAGAAGTACTTAATAATGAGGAACTACCAATTATTGCAGATTTTCATAGTTGTCATAATCGACCAATGGTAATGCCAATAGGATGTTATATTGAAATGGATAGTACTAACAAGAAAATAACTTTATTAGAAGATTATTTTGGTTAA
- a CDS encoding VanW family protein — protein sequence MYKKRKLFCEISPLTYKISVIKCQFMRYMKDLFIRNLATSKSNDLLPFLIYRQSSLIRRKLGDVDPLLQDNKAINLSLAAPKISRVIIRPGEILSFWKLVGPCTIKKGYKDGLVISNGRTTKGIGGGMCQFTNLIHWMILHTPMQIIEHHHHDGMDLFPDNGRQIPFGTGTSIVYNYIDYRFKNTTNITFQLITYTSKEYLNGEIRADKPLECKYHIRVEDEFFSKEYGQVYRNGKVFRHCVDLKTGKLISRELIKINHAKVMYDVSELNIVDLHK from the coding sequence TTGTATAAGAAACGTAAGCTTTTTTGTGAGATATCTCCTTTAACTTATAAAATTTCAGTGATAAAGTGCCAATTCATGCGCTATATGAAAGATTTATTTATAAGAAATTTAGCAACAAGTAAAAGTAATGATTTGTTGCCTTTTCTAATCTATAGACAAAGTTCATTGATCAGAAGAAAATTAGGTGATGTAGATCCCTTGCTTCAGGATAATAAAGCCATTAACTTAAGTTTAGCTGCACCAAAAATATCTAGAGTTATAATCAGACCTGGAGAAATTTTATCGTTTTGGAAGCTTGTTGGACCGTGTACTATTAAAAAAGGTTATAAAGATGGACTCGTAATAAGCAATGGTAGGACAACTAAAGGAATTGGAGGCGGAATGTGTCAGTTTACCAATTTAATTCATTGGATGATATTGCATACACCAATGCAAATCATAGAACATCATCACCATGATGGAATGGATTTATTTCCTGATAACGGAAGGCAAATTCCATTTGGTACAGGTACTTCAATTGTATACAATTATATTGATTATAGGTTTAAAAATACAACAAATATTACTTTTCAATTGATAACATATACATCTAAAGAATATTTAAACGGAGAAATTAGAGCTGACAAGCCTCTTGAATGCAAATATCATATAAGGGTAGAAGATGAGTTTTTTTCTAAAGAATATGGTCAGGTCTATAGAAATGGAAAGGTTTTTAGACACTGCGTAGATTTAAAAACAGGTAAATTGATATCAAGAGAATTAATAAAGATAAATCATGCTAAAGTAATGTATGATGTTAGCGAGCTTAATATAGTTGATTTACATAAATAG